One Aerococcus urinaeequi DNA segment encodes these proteins:
- a CDS encoding bifunctional 5,10-methylenetetrahydrofolate dehydrogenase/5,10-methenyltetrahydrofolate cyclohydrolase produces MIEIRSKEYVKVQTELLKQRVSELKDKGIHPKIVIILCGDDEASASYARTKTRFADKIGVANELISCPSNTTTEELLAVIQQYNEDETVQGIMIEMPLPKQIDVQKINIAIDPDKDLDAIHPVHLGNLLAGNQSRVPNTPLSAITLMDEVNTTFRGKHAVMIGRSTIVGKPLADLMLQRGATVTVAHSQTENMAELTRSADIICVAVGIPKFLTEDMVSPGTTVIDIGTTYDENGKVTGDVDFENVAEKTHAITPVPGGVGPVTKLMVFKQMIDRLEEVTGIV; encoded by the coding sequence ATGATAGAAATTCGTTCCAAAGAATATGTTAAAGTTCAAACTGAGTTATTGAAACAAAGAGTAAGTGAATTAAAAGATAAAGGCATTCACCCTAAAATAGTCATTATTCTTTGTGGTGATGATGAAGCGAGTGCATCATATGCACGAACTAAAACTAGATTTGCTGACAAAATCGGCGTGGCAAACGAATTAATTTCTTGCCCAAGTAATACAACAACAGAAGAATTGTTGGCGGTTATCCAACAATATAATGAAGATGAAACAGTACAAGGTATCATGATTGAGATGCCTTTACCAAAACAAATTGACGTACAAAAAATTAATATTGCGATTGATCCAGATAAAGATTTAGATGCCATTCACCCAGTACATTTAGGAAACCTATTAGCCGGTAATCAAAGTCGGGTACCGAATACACCACTTTCTGCTATCACCTTGATGGACGAAGTAAATACGACTTTTCGAGGGAAACACGCTGTGATGATTGGCCGGTCTACAATCGTTGGAAAACCACTAGCAGATTTGATGTTACAACGTGGGGCTACGGTAACGGTTGCCCACAGTCAAACGGAAAATATGGCTGAATTAACGCGGTCTGCTGATATTATTTGTGTTGCCGTTGGTATTCCGAAATTTTTAACAGAAGATATGGTTTCACCAGGTACAACTGTAATTGATATCGGGACTACATATGATGAAAATGGTAAAGTTACTGGTGACGTAGATTTTGAAAATGTCGCTGAGAAAACCCATGCCATTACACCGGTGCCAGGCGGTGTTGGACCAGTCACCAAATTAATGGT
- the nusB gene encoding transcription antitermination factor NusB codes for MKLGLSQIRELAVLISYEQEFNPQLSLESAFNHILQNHKKLGQKVNFEELTEEEFIEYENHAIKLKDSIENFSAKNHFDKLPDVTEDVTVPAYLRTLVEGVKANRFEIDQMIDNHIHGNWSVQRLELVNLQILRVAVFELLFTDEETVPRVVAVNEAIELAKLYSDDRARKFINGILSNVLAELKANANGDVKPVETVDIDTIEEGETDLDSE; via the coding sequence ATGAAATTAGGGTTATCACAAATTAGAGAACTCGCTGTATTAATATCTTATGAACAAGAGTTCAATCCACAACTTTCTTTGGAAAGTGCCTTCAATCATATCCTACAAAACCACAAGAAATTGGGTCAAAAGGTGAATTTTGAGGAATTAACTGAAGAAGAATTTATTGAGTATGAAAATCATGCAATCAAGTTGAAAGATAGTATTGAGAATTTTTCAGCTAAAAATCATTTTGATAAATTACCGGATGTTACTGAAGATGTGACTGTTCCCGCTTATTTACGTACATTAGTAGAAGGTGTTAAAGCAAATCGCTTTGAGATTGACCAAATGATCGATAACCATATCCATGGTAATTGGTCAGTGCAACGACTAGAATTAGTGAATCTACAAATTCTACGAGTAGCTGTGTTCGAATTACTATTTACCGATGAAGAAACGGTTCCCCGCGTAGTAGCGGTTAATGAAGCAATTGAATTAGCTAAATTATATTCGGACGACCGTGCACGTAAATTTATTAACGGGATCTTATCAAACGTCCTAGCTGAATTAAAAGCCAACGCGAATGGCGATGTTAAACCAGTAGAAACTGTTGATATTGATACTATTGAAGAGGGCGAAACAGACTTAGACAGTGAATAG
- a CDS encoding Asp23/Gls24 family envelope stress response protein, translating to MADKIEAYKHNQVQATGAIEIAPQVIENIAAATALQSKGVRAIKRANKTIQDVFQRDAGVILYQNNRNEMVLDMSVELYFGTAVIAVAQNIQSQVIDQVKYMTDITIDVVNVHVTNLYMEKASK from the coding sequence ATGGCTGATAAAATTGAAGCATACAAGCATAATCAAGTGCAAGCTACCGGTGCAATTGAAATTGCTCCTCAAGTAATCGAAAATATTGCTGCAGCGACGGCCTTGCAAAGCAAAGGTGTTCGAGCAATTAAACGTGCTAACAAGACAATTCAAGATGTTTTCCAACGCGATGCCGGAGTAATTCTTTATCAAAATAATCGAAATGAAATGGTATTAGATATGTCTGTAGAATTATATTTTGGGACTGCTGTAATTGCAGTTGCACAAAATATTCAATCACAGGTAATTGACCAAGTGAAGTACATGACAGATATTACGATTGATGTTGTAAACGTACATGTAACAAACTTGTATATGGAAAAAGCAAGTAAATAA
- the efp gene encoding elongation factor P — MITTNDFKTGLTIQDNGNLFRVVEFQHVKPGKGSAFVRSKLKNLRTGALLDKTWRAGEKVETAHIENRDMQYLYADGDTHVFMDNETYEQTEIPANQIQDELKFMLENMEVKIITFGAEVLGVELPKTVELVVKETEPGIKGDTASGGSKPATMETGVVVNVPFFVNAGDKLVINTSNGGEYISRA, encoded by the coding sequence ATGATTACAACAAACGATTTTAAAACAGGCTTAACTATTCAAGATAATGGTAACTTATTCCGTGTTGTTGAGTTTCAACATGTTAAACCAGGTAAAGGGTCTGCTTTCGTGCGTTCAAAATTAAAAAACTTACGTACAGGTGCATTGTTAGATAAGACTTGGCGTGCAGGTGAAAAAGTAGAAACTGCTCATATCGAAAACCGTGACATGCAATACTTATACGCTGATGGCGATACTCACGTATTCATGGATAACGAAACTTACGAACAAACTGAAATTCCTGCTAACCAAATCCAAGACGAATTAAAATTCATGTTAGAAAACATGGAAGTTAAAATCATCACTTTTGGTGCTGAGGTATTAGGTGTTGAATTACCTAAGACAGTTGAATTAGTTGTTAAAGAAACAGAACCTGGTATCAAAGGTGATACTGCTTCAGGTGGTTCTAAACCTGCTACTATGGAAACAGGTGTAGTTGTTAACGTACCATTCTTTGTTAACGCTGGTGACAAATTAGTAATCAATACTTCTAACGGTGGAGAGTACATTTCACGCGCGTAA
- a CDS encoding M24 family metallopeptidase, which yields MKKRISALQESMAAEGINAYYVTDPFNLRYISGFTGTSGTALITANNAYFITDFRYREQAKAQCAGYEIIIAGGSAAHTSPLRFVQSVVVNENLGQLGYEEEYMTVAKFDELEDIVSARLIPASGMIEALRQTKDQEEITTIQRACEIADAAFEHILGFIQVGMTEIQVANELDFFMRSQGASGVSFETIVASGYRSAMPHGVASDKVIEAGDIVTMDYGCYYKGYVSDITRTIAVGEPSSKMKEIYDVVFQANQLVNEQAKAGMTGEEMDAIARDFIASHGYGDDFGHSLGHSIGLDIHESPNASIHNKQPLKEYTVITNEPGIYLEGIGGVRIEDDIILTEDGNKVLTHSPRHLIIV from the coding sequence TTGAAAAAGAGAATAAGTGCTTTGCAAGAAAGCATGGCAGCTGAAGGTATTAATGCATACTATGTCACTGACCCATTTAATTTAAGATATATTTCTGGTTTTACTGGCACAAGTGGTACAGCATTAATTACAGCAAATAATGCGTACTTCATCACAGATTTTAGATATCGGGAACAAGCGAAAGCACAGTGTGCTGGCTATGAAATTATCATTGCTGGCGGATCTGCAGCGCATACTAGTCCATTGCGATTCGTTCAATCCGTAGTGGTTAACGAAAATCTAGGTCAACTTGGTTATGAAGAAGAATATATGACGGTTGCTAAATTTGATGAGTTAGAAGATATCGTTTCTGCTCGCTTAATCCCAGCATCTGGAATGATTGAAGCCTTACGTCAAACCAAAGACCAAGAAGAAATTACGACAATTCAACGAGCATGTGAAATTGCAGATGCAGCTTTCGAGCATATCTTAGGCTTTATTCAAGTCGGTATGACTGAAATCCAAGTTGCAAATGAATTAGATTTCTTTATGAGAAGCCAAGGGGCAAGTGGTGTTTCTTTTGAAACAATTGTTGCATCAGGTTATCGTTCTGCAATGCCACATGGCGTGGCCTCTGATAAAGTGATTGAAGCAGGCGATATCGTGACTATGGACTATGGTTGCTACTATAAGGGGTATGTTTCTGACATCACAAGGACTATCGCTGTTGGAGAACCATCAAGTAAGATGAAAGAAATCTATGATGTTGTTTTCCAAGCAAACCAGCTGGTGAATGAGCAAGCGAAAGCTGGCATGACTGGTGAAGAAATGGATGCTATTGCACGTGATTTTATCGCTAGCCATGGTTATGGGGATGACTTCGGACACTCACTTGGACATTCTATTGGTTTAGATATTCATGAGTCACCAAATGCAAGTATACATAATAAACAACCACTAAAAGAGTACACTGTTATTACAAATGAGCCAGGCATCTACTTAGAGGGTATTGGTGGGGTTCGTATTGAAGATGATATCATTTTGACAGAAGATGGGAATAAAGTCCTTACACATTCTCCACGTCACTTGATTATCGTGTAA
- a CDS encoding prepilin-type N-terminal cleavage/methylation domain-containing protein, producing MKKHKKKSGFTLLEMILVLFALSLSLILAVPYAKDAIIRYESKVMMRNVMQHFEYVHKMTIVRKGIHFVTFSGNTVEFRADLLRPSPVDTTFVFPKESKFVHYKRFEFSTSGTVGPQTITLRTPTKDYAIVYQFSGGRYVIEEQKPIDP from the coding sequence ATGAAAAAACATAAAAAGAAGTCAGGATTTACTCTTCTGGAAATGATACTTGTTTTATTTGCGCTGTCATTATCATTAATACTTGCGGTCCCATATGCAAAAGACGCTATTATCCGCTATGAATCAAAAGTAATGATGCGTAATGTCATGCAACACTTTGAATACGTGCATAAAATGACAATAGTTAGGAAAGGTATTCATTTTGTGACTTTTTCAGGTAATACAGTGGAATTTCGAGCTGATCTATTACGACCTTCACCAGTAGATACGACGTTTGTGTTTCCAAAAGAATCTAAGTTTGTCCATTATAAAAGATTTGAATTTTCTACGTCAGGAACTGTTGGGCCACAAACGATAACCTTAAGAACACCAACGAAGGATTATGCAATTGTTTATCAATTTTCTGGAGGGCGTTATGTTATTGAAGAACAAAAGCCAATTGATCCATAA